CGTGCAATTATTCGAGCATTACAGGATAGTACACACGGAAAATCATCAGCTTCTCGGCGACATGTTCGAGAAATTATTGGATCAGGGATTCCGACAGAACGAGGGACAATTCTTCACGCCGATTCCTTTGGCGCGGTTCATATGGGACTGCCTTCCCCTGAAACGCTGGGAGACATGGCCGAAAGTCATCGATTACGCCTGCGGGGCGGGTCATTTCCTGACTGAGGCAATAGAGGCGGTGAATCACTTTATCCCGTCAGAGTCCCGCGAATGGATACGGGACTCAATTTTCGGGATCGAGAAAGATTACAGGCTCTCGCGAGTGTCGAAAGTCTCAATGTTCATGAACGGCGCAGGAGGAAGCAACATAATTTTCGGGGACGGCCTCGAAGATTCCCCCGACAAGGGAATACGGCGCGGGAAGTTCGACATTCTCACAGCGAATCCGCCCTATTCTGTAGCGTCATTCAAGCAGCATTTGAGATTCACGGCAAAAGATTTCAGATTGTGGGACTCAATCAGCCCAGCAAGCTCCGAGATTGAGGTGCTGTTTGTCGAGCGTATCGGGCAATTGCTGAACGACAACGGAATCGCGGCGGTGATTCTCCCGTCATCAATCCTCAGCAACGACTCAGCGGCTTACACGGGAGCGCGTCAGGAACTCTTGCGGACGTTCAAGCTCCGTGCGGTCGTGAAACTCGGAAGCAAAACTTTCGGCGCAACAGGCACGAACACCGTAATATTATTCCTCGAAAGGTACTATCATAACCCGTCAAGACTCGCTCAGGCACTAGACAGCACAGATGCAATACTAGACAGGCGCGAGAGGGATTTAGAGTCATGGGAGGATATAGACATTCTCATGGGCTATCTTGATATGCAGGGATTGACGCGGGAACAGTGGAATGATTTTGTTCACGGAAGATTAACGCCTGAGACAATGCCGGAATATTTCAGGATGTACATTGACGCATACGGTGAAGATTTCTACAAGCTGGCGAAAAGAGTCGAATATGAAAAGCTGCTGTATTACGCCTTCACGTACTGCCAGCGGACAACGGTAATCATTGCGCCGTCGGACAATGCCGGGCAGCGTGAGTTTCTCGGATATTACTGGAGCTACAGGAAGGGCGACGAGGGGATTCACTATGACGGTGAGCGGGGCGGGAAAATGTACGTAAATTCAGACCGTGAAGCCTCCGGGACTCTTGCTGATGTTGTGAGGCAGTCATTCGGGGACGGGGATATAGTGATGACTGAGGATAATATGAGGTATGCGCGAGTTGTTGAGACGTGGAGGATGTTAGATTTCTCGCGTGTAACTTTCAATGCGGGTATTGATTTGGAGGAAAACAAACGCACCGAAATCAAGAGTAAATACCCAATGCACAAGCTCGGAAGCGTCTGCGCAATATTAATAGGCGGGACTCCAAGCCGTAACAATCCTGCATATTTCAGGGGCAATAATTTATGGGTCTCAATCGCTGAAATGCGCGGGCAGGTTATCACAGACACAAAAGAAAAAATAACCGATGAGGCTGTGAAGAACTCCAATGTCAAACTGATTCCGAAAGGCACAACGTTACTCAGCTTCAAACTCACCATAGGAAAGACTGCTATCGCGGGGGCGGATTTGTACACAAACGAGGCAATAGCAGCCCTCATACCGCAGGACAAAAGCGCAATCCTCAACAAGTATATATTCTATGTCTTCAACAGCGGAGCAATAAATTTAACCAGCGTAGGAGATAAAGCATTCGGAAAAAGTCTGAACAGCAAGTACTTGAAAGAATACATAAAAATTCCCCTTCCGCCGATGGAAATACAAAGGCAAATCGTGAGTGAGTGTGAAAAAGTTGATGCCGAATACAACAATACGCGCATGAGCATGGAAGACTACAAAGCAAAAATACAGGATATATTTCACCGTTTCGGGGTCATTCTGCAAGACTGATTGACGGCGATTTTATGGTGAGCTTCATGGAACATGGCCGGGAGTTTTA
This region of Synergistaceae bacterium genomic DNA includes:
- a CDS encoding N-6 DNA methylase, producing METRRMIDRGNFAEVLRIMGFTADSAGKVFTYEHDGITMSADFSSGTLVYPEKVRGRSHNTLFTAPENFVVFECVHRLITKGYDPADIELEKEWKLGHDTKGGRADICVYEKGSENVLMIIECKTAGREYSKALNDTNTDGGQLFSYWQQEISAKWLVLYTSNFADGKITHPSPAINCTDDPNLLSHNDPAIKLFVNAHTAREKFEVWQETYGSDFREDIIFSDESSAYDIGNRPILKRNLKAFDEDSKKGIINRFEEILRHNNVSDKENAFNRLVALFICKLVDEYSKNDSDELEFQYVPRRDTYEKLQDRLQMLYHKGMSAFMREEITYISAEYPREFMQQYRGGDRERAINELSEAFRKLKFFTNNDFAFLDVHNEELFYKNGKILVEVVQLFEHYRIVHTENHQLLGDMFEKLLDQGFRQNEGQFFTPIPLARFIWDCLPLKRWETWPKVIDYACGAGHFLTEAIEAVNHFIPSESREWIRDSIFGIEKDYRLSRVSKVSMFMNGAGGSNIIFGDGLEDSPDKGIRRGKFDILTANPPYSVASFKQHLRFTAKDFRLWDSISPASSEIEVLFVERIGQLLNDNGIAAVILPSSILSNDSAAYTGARQELLRTFKLRAVVKLGSKTFGATGTNTVILFLERYYHNPSRLAQALDSTDAILDRRERDLESWEDIDILMGYLDMQGLTREQWNDFVHGRLTPETMPEYFRMYIDAYGEDFYKLAKRVEYEKLLYYAFTYCQRTTVIIAPSDNAGQREFLGYYWSYRKGDEGIHYDGERGGKMYVNSDREASGTLADVVRQSFGDGDIVMTEDNMRYARVVETWRMLDFSRVTFNAGIDLEENKRTEIKSKYPMHKLGSVCAILIGGTPSRNNPAYFRGNNLWVSIAEMRGQVITDTKEKITDEAVKNSNVKLIPKGTTLLSFKLTIGKTAIAGADLYTNEAIAALIPQDKSAILNKYIFYVFNSGAINLTSVGDKAFGKSLNSKYLKEYIKIPLPPMEIQRQIVSECEKVDAEYNNTRMSMEDYKAKIQDIFHRFGVILQD